The genomic region AGGAGATCCTGGAGGTCTCCGGGCAGGACACCAAGCGGCAGGTGATCAACCTCGCCGAGGTCGTCGACCACAAGGGGCAGCCGACCGTGCGGCGGCGCGGCGACTGGGTGCCGGTGGCCCGGCAGCGCGGTATCGAACAGGCGGTGCTGGCGTTCCTCGACGCGGTCCGGGCGGGCAAGGTGCTCAGCGCCCGGGACGCGCTGGAGACCCATGAACTGTGCGAGCGGGTGGTACGCGCGGTTCAGGAGCGGACCGCCTGAGCCGCAGCGTCCGCAGACCTTCACCGGCGCCCCAGGCGGCGAGGATCAGCATGGCCGCGTGCACGGTCCAGTCACCGAGGCGCACGTAGGGCGTGGTGCCGTGGGCGAGGGGGACGTCGTAGATCTGCGCGGCGGACGCGTCCGTCCCGAGCCACGAGCCGACCCGCTGCCCGCTCGGGCCGTAGACGGCGGAGACACCCGTCAGCGTCGCGTGCACCATCGGGCGGCCGGTCTCGGCGGCGCGCAGCGCGGCGAGGGAGGCGTGCTGCTCGGGCGCCCAGCTGTTCTGGAAGGTGGACGTCGACGACTGGCCGATCAGCACGTCGGCGCCCTCCCGGGCGAGGTGGCGGGTCATGTCGGGGAAGGCCGTCTCGAAGCACACCATCGGGCCGGCGCGCAGGCTGTCCCCCACGTTCATCACGACCGGCCGGGAGCCGCGCATGCGGTCCTCGCCCGCCGCCTTGCCGACGGAGGTGGCCCAGCCGAGCAGGGAGCGGGCCGGGACGTACTCGCCGAAGGGGACGAGCCGCATCTTGTCGTAGCGCTCGCCGGTGAGACCGTCGGGCCCGACCAGGATGGAGCTCTTGTAGATGCCGGGCTTGTCGGAGCGCCGGGCGTCCACGTTGACCAGGATGTCGGCGCCCGTCGCGCGGGACAGGTCCGCGAGCCGCCGGGCGAGGTCGGGCCGGTCCCCGAGGTCGAAGCCGACGCTGCTCTCACCCCAGACGATCAGGTCGACGTCCTGTCCGGCCAGCCGGCGGGTGAGCTGTTCCTCGCGGGCGAACCGGCGGTCCGCGCTGTCCGGGCCGCCGACGATGCCCGGCTGGACCACGGCGATCCTGACCTGGCCGTCGACGGCGGGGCGGGGCGAGAGGGGCCAGGCGGCGGAGGTGGCGGCGGCCGTGGCGACGAGACCGGCCATGGCGGGCACGCGGGCCTGACGGACCGCGACGAGCACGGCGACCGCGACGTTGACGGCCACGATCAGGAAGCTGAGCAGCCACACCCCGCCGATCGAGGCCAGCCGCAGTGCCGGCTCGACCTGCCACTGAGTGGAGCCGAGCATGCCCCAGGGGCC from Streptomyces chartreusis NRRL 3882 harbors:
- the lnt gene encoding apolipoprotein N-acyltransferase; the encoded protein is MKTLGHWLASPWRRSAAAVIAGALPVLAYPAPSAWWWAYVALVPWILLIRSAPTGKRAAYDGWCGGFGFMVAMHHWLLPFLHVFTFVLAALLGALWALWGWQVHRLLAGLPSRRRIAAALVVLPSGWLAVELVRSWQGLGGPWGMLGSTQWQVEPALRLASIGGVWLLSFLIVAVNVAVAVLVAVRQARVPAMAGLVATAAATSAAWPLSPRPAVDGQVRIAVVQPGIVGGPDSADRRFAREEQLTRRLAGQDVDLIVWGESSVGFDLGDRPDLARRLADLSRATGADILVNVDARRSDKPGIYKSSILVGPDGLTGERYDKMRLVPFGEYVPARSLLGWATSVGKAAGEDRMRGSRPVVMNVGDSLRAGPMVCFETAFPDMTRHLAREGADVLIGQSSTSTFQNSWAPEQHASLAALRAAETGRPMVHATLTGVSAVYGPSGQRVGSWLGTDASAAQIYDVPLAHGTTPYVRLGDWTVHAAMLILAAWGAGEGLRTLRLRRSAPEPRVPPARTVHGSPARPGR